The following proteins are co-located in the Mesorhizobium sp. M1E.F.Ca.ET.045.02.1.1 genome:
- a CDS encoding IS4 family transposase — translation MVLERMFARVSTGMRRLADTRAEKVAFTRLFRNRHVSTQEIIRTAAARTAELAAGRHVLIIEDSSEINYEAKASRKRGLGRVGNGTDIGLFVHPALAVDAVDGSVLGLAGATIWRREAEKADDYQALPIEAKESHKWIGTAKAACQALTDAPQMTVIGDREADIYEVFARLPDERTHVLIRAVRDRALGTRGERLFGAIAKTPEAGRIAFELQARPGRPARTVELAVRFTAVSLRQPRLGADSRDPRELTLNMVEVREIDPPSAKDAVIWRLLTTHSVETLADACRIVDLYRSRWSVEQLFRTVKSQAIDLEESLIADGDALERLAATALVVATKVMQLVHGRGSPGQRFQAAHLFDPTEITVLEVLIAKLEGKTQKQKNPHPTHTLAWAAWCIARLGGWNGYEKERPPGPITFTHGLRRFNAITDGFVLASQK, via the coding sequence ATGGTTCTGGAGCGCATGTTTGCGCGTGTCAGCACGGGCATGCGCCGGCTGGCCGACACGCGCGCCGAGAAGGTCGCATTCACACGCCTGTTTCGCAATCGCCACGTGAGCACGCAAGAGATCATCCGCACGGCGGCGGCGCGAACCGCCGAACTGGCCGCCGGCCGCCACGTGCTGATCATCGAGGACAGCAGCGAGATCAACTATGAAGCCAAGGCTTCGCGCAAGCGCGGCCTCGGTCGTGTCGGCAATGGCACCGATATCGGGCTGTTCGTGCATCCGGCGTTGGCCGTGGATGCCGTGGACGGCTCGGTCCTTGGCCTTGCAGGCGCCACGATCTGGCGGCGCGAGGCAGAGAAGGCGGATGACTACCAGGCGCTGCCGATCGAAGCCAAGGAAAGCCACAAGTGGATCGGCACCGCCAAGGCGGCATGCCAGGCGCTGACCGACGCGCCGCAGATGACGGTGATCGGCGACCGCGAGGCCGACATCTACGAAGTGTTTGCAAGGCTGCCCGACGAGCGCACCCATGTGCTCATCCGCGCTGTACGGGATCGGGCCTTGGGCACGCGGGGCGAGCGCCTGTTCGGCGCGATCGCCAAGACGCCGGAAGCCGGCCGCATTGCCTTCGAACTGCAGGCCCGACCCGGCCGGCCGGCCCGCACCGTCGAACTGGCCGTTCGCTTCACCGCGGTGAGCTTGCGCCAGCCCCGCCTTGGCGCCGACAGCCGCGATCCGCGCGAACTCACGCTCAACATGGTGGAAGTGCGTGAGATCGATCCACCTTCGGCCAAGGACGCGGTGATCTGGCGGCTGTTGACCACCCACAGCGTCGAAACGCTCGCCGATGCCTGCCGCATCGTCGACCTGTATCGCTCGCGTTGGAGCGTCGAACAGCTGTTTCGGACCGTGAAGTCGCAGGCCATCGATCTGGAGGAAAGTCTCATCGCCGACGGCGATGCACTCGAACGTCTGGCCGCCACCGCTCTGGTCGTCGCCACCAAGGTCATGCAACTCGTACACGGGCGTGGTTCGCCGGGCCAGCGCTTCCAGGCCGCACACCTCTTCGATCCCACCGAGATCACCGTCCTGGAAGTGCTCATCGCCAAGCTTGAAGGCAAGACCCAAAAGCAGAAGAACCCGCACCCCACGCACACGCTCGCCTGGGCCGCCTGGTGTATCGCCAGGCTCGGAGGCTGGAACGGCTACGAAAAGGAACGCCCGCCAGGGCCCATCACCTTCACCCACGGCCTCAGACGCTTCAACGCCATCACAGACGGCTTCGTTCTGGCCTCGCAAAAATGA
- a CDS encoding site-specific integrase has protein sequence MSNEAIQEAGVSGHFAVFSSQNSKFRYTYNKVREVKSYRIGELFTAYRDILWDDGRHKYNVSSFIGEIDEILLGERFSTFDQNTLDNLIGTLRQRGNSNATINRKMAALSKLLRKAHKMGDIHSLPEFRRQKERAGRIRFLERDEEARLFAAIRNLSEDAYRLSVFLVDTGCRLGEALGLIWNDIQEHRVSFWITKSGRSRTIPMTERVKEVIKLPPTTEGRRPKGPFTKLTQAQYRAIWNEAKAEVGLGADEQVVPHILRHTCASRLVQGGIDIRRVQMWLGHQTLSMTMRYAHLATNDLDGCVVVLEKPRADDVPRVAEASVFASPLTAPSPSKPARKPRSEAAAVKAPGKSSKVK, from the coding sequence ATGTCGAACGAAGCGATTCAAGAGGCGGGGGTCTCTGGTCATTTTGCGGTCTTTTCTTCTCAGAATTCGAAGTTTAGGTACACCTACAACAAGGTTAGAGAAGTAAAATCGTATAGGATCGGCGAGCTCTTTACAGCATACCGGGACATACTCTGGGATGACGGGCGGCATAAATACAATGTCAGCTCTTTCATTGGTGAAATAGACGAAATTCTCCTCGGAGAGCGTTTCAGCACCTTTGACCAGAACACCCTGGACAATCTTATCGGTACCTTGCGCCAGCGCGGGAACAGCAACGCAACCATCAATCGCAAGATGGCTGCTCTCAGCAAACTGCTGCGCAAGGCTCATAAGATGGGGGATATCCACAGCTTGCCCGAATTCCGCCGCCAGAAGGAGCGGGCGGGGCGGATTCGTTTCCTCGAACGGGACGAAGAGGCGAGGCTGTTCGCCGCCATCAGGAACCTCAGCGAGGATGCCTACCGGCTCTCCGTTTTCCTGGTCGATACCGGCTGCCGCCTCGGCGAGGCGCTCGGCCTGATCTGGAACGACATCCAGGAACACCGCGTCTCGTTCTGGATCACCAAATCCGGCCGCAGCCGAACCATCCCGATGACCGAACGCGTCAAGGAAGTGATCAAGCTGCCGCCGACCACCGAAGGCCGCCGGCCGAAAGGTCCGTTCACCAAGCTGACCCAGGCGCAGTACCGCGCCATCTGGAACGAAGCGAAAGCCGAAGTCGGTCTTGGCGCCGACGAGCAGGTGGTGCCGCATATCCTGCGCCACACTTGCGCCTCCCGTCTCGTCCAGGGGGGGATCGATATCCGGCGCGTGCAGATGTGGCTTGGCCATCAGACGTTGTCGATGACCATGCGCTATGCGCATCTCGCCACCAACGACCTCGATGGCTGCGTCGTCGTGCTCGAGAAACCGCGCGCCGATGACGTGCCGCGTGTGGCGGAGGCTTCGGTGTTTGCGTCTCCGTTGACCGCGCCGTCGCCATCAAAGCCGGCGCGCAAGCCAAGGAGCGAAGCGGCCGCAGTCAAGGCGCCGGGCAAGAGTTCCAAGGTGAAGTAG
- a CDS encoding porin, which translates to MNIKSLLLGSAAALIAVSGARAADAVTVAEPEPAEYVKICDVYGSGYFYIPGTETCLRIGGYVRYDIGVGDVGAFDGATSADVEDGGSNDTFYKNARFALKTWTNQETELGTLKTYTETRFNFGNRNADLGADPDGAGPLIGSVNPAFNKGASLNFAWIQLGGLRVGKDESAFNTFIGYAGNVIQDTLVPYGDFDTNVVQYYFDAGNGFSAVISLEEGSGAGTDGVYGVGTIDSYVPHVVGGVKWTQGWGAITGVVAYDSNYEEVATKVRLDVNVNDAISLFIIGGYGTDDNLTDPTYAFAAGGRGFYKQWDGNWAVWGGGTYKFNEKTSFNAQVSYDEGENLGIAANIAYDIVPGLTVTAEVDYINAGKIGDADGLNHNWTGITDGDDAIGGLLRFQRSF; encoded by the coding sequence ATGAACATCAAGAGCCTTCTTCTCGGCTCAGCTGCGGCCCTGATCGCAGTTTCCGGCGCCCGCGCCGCCGACGCGGTGACCGTCGCCGAGCCGGAACCGGCTGAATACGTCAAGATCTGCGACGTGTACGGCTCGGGCTACTTCTACATCCCCGGCACCGAGACCTGCCTGCGCATCGGCGGCTATGTCCGTTACGACATCGGCGTCGGCGACGTCGGCGCGTTCGACGGCGCGACGTCCGCCGATGTTGAGGACGGCGGCAGCAACGACACCTTCTACAAGAATGCCCGCTTTGCGCTGAAGACCTGGACCAACCAGGAGACCGAGCTCGGCACGTTGAAGACCTACACCGAGACCCGCTTCAACTTCGGCAACCGCAACGCCGATCTGGGCGCGGATCCTGATGGCGCCGGTCCGCTCATCGGCTCCGTCAATCCGGCCTTCAATAAGGGCGCCTCGCTGAACTTCGCCTGGATCCAGCTCGGTGGGCTGCGCGTCGGTAAGGACGAATCGGCGTTCAATACCTTCATCGGCTACGCCGGCAACGTCATCCAGGATACGCTGGTTCCCTACGGCGACTTCGACACCAATGTCGTCCAGTACTACTTCGACGCTGGCAACGGCTTCTCGGCCGTGATCTCTCTCGAAGAAGGCTCGGGCGCCGGCACTGATGGTGTCTACGGCGTGGGCACGATCGACAGCTACGTTCCGCATGTCGTCGGCGGCGTGAAGTGGACGCAGGGCTGGGGCGCCATCACCGGCGTCGTTGCCTATGATAGCAACTATGAAGAAGTGGCCACCAAGGTTCGTTTGGACGTGAACGTCAACGACGCGATCTCGCTGTTCATCATCGGCGGCTACGGCACCGATGACAACCTGACGGACCCGACCTATGCCTTCGCAGCTGGCGGTCGCGGCTTCTACAAGCAGTGGGACGGCAACTGGGCAGTCTGGGGCGGTGGCACCTACAAGTTCAACGAGAAGACCTCGTTCAACGCTCAGGTCTCGTATGACGAAGGTGAGAACCTCGGCATCGCCGCCAACATCGCCTACGATATTGTCCCAGGCCTGACGGTCACGGCCGAAGTCGACTACATCAATGCAGGCAAAATCGGCGATGCCGATGGCCTGAACCACAACTGGACCGGTATTACTGATGGCGACGACGCCATCGGCGGTCTCCTCCGCTTCCAGCGCTCGTTCTAA
- a CDS encoding GIY-YIG nuclease family protein — MWYVYLLESEALEGERYIGITSDLKRRIADHNAGKSSHTSKFLPWRIVTYVAFSSRAKATSFERYLKSGSGHAFASKRLW; from the coding sequence GTGTGGTACGTCTATCTGCTTGAGAGCGAGGCTTTGGAAGGCGAGCGCTATATCGGCATAACGTCGGATCTGAAGCGGCGGATCGCCGATCATAACGCCGGAAAATCCAGCCACACTTCCAAATTTCTCCCGTGGCGAATCGTGACCTACGTGGCCTTTTCAAGCCGAGCAAAGGCGACTTCATTCGAGCGCTATCTCAAATCGGGATCCGGGCATGCGTTCGCCAGCAAACGCCTTTGGTAG
- a CDS encoding porin, translated as MNIKSLLLGSAAALIAVSGARAADAVTVAEPEPAEYVKICDVYGSGYFYIPGTETCLRIGGYVRYDIGVGDVGSFDGARAFDHEDGDDQATWYKQARFTLKTWTGQETELGTLKTYTETRFNFGNRNAYATTNYTHAGAGFKGVSLNFAWIQLGGLRVGKDESAFDTFIGYAGNVIQDTLVPYGDFDTNVVQYYFDAGNGFSAVVSLEEGSGQKGTIDSYVPHVVGGVKWTQGWGAITGVVAYDANYEEVATKVRLDVTVNDAISLFGMFGYGTDDNLTDPTWAIPGGGRGFYKQWGGNWAWWAGGTYKFNEKTSFNLQVSGDDDKNYGLAANVAYDIVPGFTVTAEVDWDHFGRFGEATDYGNWTAANKKNSVGGLLRFQRSF; from the coding sequence ATGAACATCAAGAGCCTTCTTCTCGGCTCAGCTGCGGCCCTGATCGCAGTTTCGGGCGCCCGCGCCGCCGACGCGGTGACCGTCGCCGAGCCGGAACCGGCTGAATACGTCAAGATCTGCGACGTGTACGGCTCGGGCTACTTCTACATCCCCGGCACCGAGACCTGCCTGCGCATCGGCGGCTATGTCCGTTATGACATCGGCGTTGGCGACGTCGGCTCGTTCGACGGCGCAAGGGCCTTCGACCATGAGGACGGCGACGACCAGGCCACCTGGTACAAGCAGGCCCGCTTCACGCTGAAGACCTGGACCGGCCAGGAGACCGAGCTCGGCACGTTGAAGACCTACACCGAGACCCGCTTCAACTTCGGTAACCGCAACGCCTACGCCACCACTAACTATACTCACGCCGGTGCCGGCTTTAAGGGCGTTTCGCTGAACTTCGCCTGGATCCAGCTCGGTGGCCTCCGCGTCGGTAAGGACGAATCGGCCTTCGATACGTTCATCGGCTACGCCGGCAACGTCATCCAGGATACGCTGGTTCCCTACGGCGACTTCGACACCAACGTCGTGCAGTACTACTTCGACGCCGGCAACGGCTTCTCGGCCGTGGTCTCGCTCGAAGAAGGTTCGGGCCAGAAGGGCACCATCGACAGCTACGTTCCGCATGTCGTCGGCGGCGTGAAGTGGACCCAGGGTTGGGGCGCCATCACCGGCGTCGTCGCCTATGACGCCAACTACGAGGAAGTGGCCACCAAAGTCCGTTTGGACGTCACTGTCAACGACGCGATCTCGCTGTTCGGCATGTTCGGCTATGGCACCGACGACAATCTCACCGATCCTACCTGGGCAATCCCTGGTGGCGGTCGCGGCTTCTACAAGCAGTGGGGCGGCAACTGGGCTTGGTGGGCCGGCGGCACCTACAAGTTCAACGAGAAGACCTCGTTCAACCTCCAGGTGTCGGGTGACGACGACAAGAACTACGGCCTTGCGGCGAACGTTGCCTATGACATCGTCCCCGGCTTCACGGTCACGGCCGAAGTTGATTGGGATCACTTCGGTCGCTTCGGTGAGGCTACCGATTACGGCAACTGGACCGCTGCCAACAAGAAGAACAGCGTCGGCGGTCTCCTCCGCTTCCAGCGCTCGTTCTAA
- a CDS encoding sulfotransferase yields MNNRLPPAWAKHLKTQPSAKAISPKAAPLKVQSKAGPPRNQADDMLLRQALELQKAEQLPEAEELCLKVLARTPNHPLAFYILGTLGIGYDTEKALRYFARAVAEEPRNPYYHLSLGEAYLKLSEFTPAIRHIQQALALKPDLVEALCALGDAYNSFDKGEMALPLFEKALKIERDHPLARIGLPRALTSLGRMDEAALHLKEAIERRIAVPAAYNALVRTRKYTEEPTELAAILRELEDPSHMPEEAAALHHAAGKVLNDLRRYKDAIDHFKQGNQARGQIFDIGSYRRWVDAMIETFTPELVASMAAYGNPSEAPVFVVGMPRSGTTLTEQICASHPSVHGAGELSKLARTANGLGLKDRTGADLGKSIAKMTPDLTRTLADEHLAYLRERAPDALRIVDKMPHNFELIGLVGVLFPNARIIHCRRDAIDNCISCFVLQFSEAHSYSGDLQTLGLYYREYDRLMRHWSKVLPGRIFENQYETLIENQEEQSHRLIDYLGLPWDEACLRFFDRAGSVNTYSNWQVRQPIYKSSVKRWKNYESEIQPLIEALGDLAEV; encoded by the coding sequence ATGAACAACCGATTGCCGCCCGCTTGGGCCAAGCACCTCAAGACCCAACCCTCGGCGAAGGCGATATCGCCGAAAGCCGCACCGCTGAAAGTCCAGTCGAAGGCCGGTCCACCCCGAAATCAGGCCGACGATATGCTGTTGAGGCAGGCGCTCGAGCTGCAGAAAGCTGAGCAACTGCCGGAGGCCGAGGAACTCTGCCTCAAGGTTCTGGCGCGTACGCCAAACCATCCTTTGGCTTTCTACATCCTGGGAACCCTCGGCATCGGATACGATACCGAGAAGGCCCTGCGGTACTTTGCCCGTGCGGTCGCAGAGGAGCCGCGAAATCCTTATTACCACCTTAGCCTCGGTGAGGCCTATCTGAAGCTTAGCGAATTTACGCCGGCAATCAGGCACATTCAGCAGGCCTTGGCATTGAAGCCGGATCTGGTGGAAGCTCTTTGCGCCTTGGGCGATGCTTATAATTCGTTTGACAAGGGAGAAATGGCGCTGCCGCTTTTTGAGAAGGCGCTCAAGATCGAACGAGATCACCCTCTCGCCCGGATCGGGCTGCCTCGCGCGCTCACAAGCCTCGGACGCATGGACGAAGCCGCACTTCATCTGAAAGAGGCGATAGAACGGCGCATTGCGGTGCCCGCGGCCTATAACGCACTTGTACGCACACGCAAGTACACGGAAGAGCCGACAGAGCTCGCAGCGATTCTAAGGGAGCTTGAGGACCCAAGCCATATGCCGGAGGAAGCGGCAGCGCTCCATCACGCCGCCGGAAAGGTTCTCAACGACCTCCGTCGCTACAAGGACGCGATAGACCACTTCAAGCAAGGGAATCAGGCTAGGGGCCAAATATTCGACATAGGAAGCTATCGTCGCTGGGTCGATGCCATGATCGAAACCTTCACGCCCGAGCTAGTGGCTTCAATGGCCGCTTATGGCAATCCCTCGGAGGCGCCTGTATTCGTCGTCGGCATGCCTCGCTCGGGCACGACGCTGACGGAGCAGATTTGCGCCAGCCATCCAAGTGTTCATGGCGCCGGCGAGCTCAGCAAGCTTGCGCGAACAGCCAATGGACTCGGGCTCAAGGACCGTACCGGCGCAGACCTCGGCAAATCGATCGCCAAAATGACCCCCGATCTGACCAGGACACTGGCAGACGAGCACCTCGCCTATCTGCGTGAGCGAGCACCCGACGCACTCCGAATCGTCGACAAGATGCCCCACAATTTCGAGCTGATCGGCCTTGTCGGCGTTCTGTTTCCCAACGCGCGCATCATTCATTGTCGCCGTGACGCCATCGACAATTGCATCTCCTGTTTCGTCCTGCAATTCAGTGAAGCGCACAGCTACAGCGGCGATCTTCAGACTCTTGGACTCTACTACAGGGAATACGATCGCCTGATGCGGCACTGGAGCAAGGTCCTCCCTGGCCGCATCTTTGAAAACCAGTATGAGACATTGATTGAAAATCAAGAGGAGCAGTCGCACCGCTTGATAGATTATCTCGGGCTGCCCTGGGACGAAGCCTGCTTGCGTTTTTTTGACAGGGCTGGCTCAGTAAACACCTATAGCAATTGGCAGGTGCGCCAGCCGATCTACAAGTCGTCGGTCAAGCGATGGAAGAATTACGAAAGCGAGATCCAGCCCCTGATCGAAGCGTTGGGCGATCTTGCTGAGGTTTGA
- a CDS encoding pyridoxal phosphate-dependent aminotransferase: MRQRPSLTPIIGALPTTVPFVGPEAQERDRGRPFRARIGANESSFGPSPRVIARMESVARDQWMYCDPDNFDLKVAAAAHHNVGVENVVVGEGIDGLLGLVARMYVAPGDAVVTSLGAYPTFNFHIAGVGGRLVTVPYANDREDLDGLLAAVRREKAPLVYLSNPDNPMGSWWEAPEVIRFIEALPETTMLVLDEAYGELGPASALPPIDVARPNVVRMRTFSKAYGLAGIRCGYAVAEREVIRDFEKIRNHYGVSRMAQIAGLEALADQDYLNSVVARVAAGRRRIAAIAEENGLKPLPSATNFVTIDCDRDGAFALKVMQALLSRDVFIRKPMAPRLDRCIRVSVGLDHELDIFAEELPGALAAARGN, from the coding sequence ATGCGCCAGCGCCCTTCCCTTACGCCGATCATCGGCGCGCTTCCCACCACGGTTCCGTTCGTCGGTCCGGAAGCGCAGGAGCGCGATCGCGGCCGGCCTTTCCGAGCCCGCATCGGCGCCAATGAGAGCAGCTTCGGCCCCTCGCCGCGCGTGATCGCCCGCATGGAGAGCGTCGCCCGCGACCAGTGGATGTATTGCGACCCCGACAATTTCGACCTCAAGGTCGCGGCGGCCGCGCATCACAATGTCGGCGTCGAGAACGTGGTCGTCGGCGAAGGCATAGACGGGCTGCTCGGTCTGGTCGCGCGCATGTATGTCGCGCCGGGCGACGCGGTGGTGACCTCGCTCGGCGCCTATCCCACCTTCAACTTCCACATCGCCGGTGTCGGCGGCCGGCTGGTGACCGTGCCTTACGCCAACGACAGGGAGGACCTCGACGGGCTGCTGGCCGCGGTTCGCCGGGAAAAGGCGCCGCTGGTCTACCTGTCCAATCCGGACAATCCGATGGGGAGCTGGTGGGAGGCGCCGGAGGTCATCCGCTTCATAGAGGCGCTGCCGGAAACCACCATGCTGGTGCTGGACGAGGCCTATGGCGAGTTAGGCCCGGCCTCGGCGCTGCCGCCGATCGATGTCGCGCGGCCAAATGTCGTGCGCATGCGCACCTTCTCCAAGGCCTACGGACTGGCCGGCATTCGCTGCGGCTACGCGGTGGCAGAACGCGAAGTGATCCGCGACTTCGAGAAGATCCGCAATCACTACGGCGTCAGCCGCATGGCGCAGATCGCCGGCCTCGAGGCGTTGGCCGACCAGGACTATCTGAACTCAGTGGTGGCGCGCGTGGCGGCCGGACGCCGCCGTATCGCGGCCATCGCCGAAGAGAACGGCCTGAAGCCGCTACCCTCGGCCACCAATTTCGTCACTATCGACTGCGACCGCGACGGCGCCTTCGCGCTGAAGGTGATGCAGGCCCTTTTGTCGCGCGACGTCTTCATCCGCAAGCCGATGGCGCCACGGCTCGACCGCTGCATCAGGGTCAGCGTCGGCCTCGATCATGAGCTCGACATCTTTGCCGAGGAATTGCCGGGCGCGCTGGCGGCGGCAAGGGGGAACTGA
- a CDS encoding MarR family transcriptional regulator, with translation MPHEALVDEIRRFNRFYTGLVGLLDETLMQSPYTLIEARVLFELGRRPRTAGGRAGFLARMFDLDLAPVASELAGELGLAPAYLLRVLRKFTAMGLAEMRAGPEGGLPVLSLTSRGEAALADLEAATDRDLARLIAKLSGEEALALSDALSCVSRLLETARM, from the coding sequence ATGCCGCACGAAGCCCTGGTTGATGAGATCCGCCGCTTCAACCGGTTCTACACCGGGCTGGTTGGGCTGCTCGATGAGACCTTGATGCAGAGCCCTTATACCCTGATCGAAGCCCGCGTGCTGTTCGAGCTTGGCCGCAGGCCCCGGACCGCTGGCGGCCGGGCCGGCTTCCTGGCGCGCATGTTTGATCTCGATCTCGCCCCGGTTGCATCCGAATTGGCCGGCGAACTGGGCCTCGCCCCAGCCTACCTCCTGAGGGTCCTGCGGAAATTCACCGCCATGGGGCTGGCCGAAATGCGCGCCGGCCCGGAGGGTGGGCTGCCCGTTCTTTCGCTGACCTCGCGCGGCGAGGCCGCGCTGGCCGATCTCGAGGCGGCGACGGACCGTGATCTCGCCCGCCTGATCGCCAAGCTCAGCGGCGAGGAAGCCTTGGCGCTTTCGGATGCGCTGAGCTGCGTGAGCCGCTTGCTGGAAACCGCAAGAATGTGA
- a CDS encoding acylphosphatase: MQGRKRAVRARISGTVQGVSYRVWTHREAMRLGVTGWVRNEADGSVTALIAGSHAAVDAMIDRLWQGPRGALVSAVEVEEAADDAPAEFTIVA, from the coding sequence ATGCAGGGTCGGAAAAGAGCCGTGCGAGCGCGCATAAGCGGCACGGTGCAAGGCGTGAGCTATCGGGTGTGGACGCACCGCGAAGCCATGCGTCTTGGCGTGACGGGCTGGGTGCGCAACGAGGCCGACGGCTCGGTCACAGCGCTCATCGCCGGCTCCCATGCCGCGGTCGACGCAATGATCGACCGCCTTTGGCAAGGGCCGCGGGGCGCGCTGGTCTCGGCGGTCGAGGTCGAGGAAGCCGCGGATGACGCGCCCGCCGAGTTCACGATTGTCGCTTAG
- a CDS encoding TetR/AcrR family transcriptional regulator: protein MARTTGSDGEKTEAAVREAAVNLIARLGYEAMSMRQLAAEVGVQAAALYRYFPTKEDLLFTLMREHMEGLLEAWNNARPATNDPVARLAAYVENHIAFHIERRHATHLSNMELRSLSHERLTQILKMRTAYEKELRAILRDGMEAGVFEIDDTGLTAMALIQMMTGVIVWFRPGERLSITEVTTTYLSMTMRLVGATISHGTARRSERAGDAVAL, encoded by the coding sequence ATGGCACGCACCACAGGCTCCGACGGAGAAAAAACCGAGGCGGCCGTCCGCGAGGCGGCGGTCAACCTGATCGCGCGCCTAGGCTACGAGGCGATGTCGATGCGCCAGCTCGCGGCCGAAGTCGGGGTGCAGGCCGCCGCGCTCTACCGTTACTTCCCGACCAAGGAAGACCTGCTGTTCACGCTGATGCGCGAGCATATGGAAGGCCTGCTGGAGGCTTGGAATAACGCACGGCCGGCAACGAACGATCCGGTGGCGCGGCTCGCCGCCTATGTCGAGAACCACATCGCCTTCCATATCGAGCGGCGCCACGCCACCCATCTCTCCAACATGGAATTGCGCAGCCTCTCGCATGAGCGGCTGACGCAGATCCTGAAGATGCGCACGGCCTATGAGAAGGAGTTGCGCGCGATCCTGCGCGACGGCATGGAAGCCGGTGTCTTCGAGATCGACGACACCGGGCTCACCGCCATGGCGCTGATCCAGATGATGACCGGCGTCATCGTGTGGTTCCGGCCGGGCGAGCGGCTGTCGATCACTGAGGTCACCACGACATATCTGTCGATGACAATGCGCCTGGTCGGCGCGACAATCAGCCATGGCACCGCGCGTCGTTCCGAGCGCGCCGGGGACGCCGTGGCACTCTGA
- a CDS encoding isovaleryl-CoA dehydrogenase produces the protein MYTSTLNFGLDPDIEALRDTVRRFAQDRIAPIAAEIDRANEFPTHLWSELGALGLLGITADPDFGGSGMGYLAHVVAMEEISRASASVGLSYGAHSNLCVNQINRWATPAQKEKYLPALCSGDKVGALAMSESGAGSDVVSLRLRAEKRNDRYVLNGSKMWITNGPDAETLVVYAKTDPERHSRGITAFIIEKSFAGFSVAQKLDKLGMRGSNTGELVFENVEVPFENVLHEEGRGVEVLMSGLDYERAVLSGGPIGLMAACLDVAVPYVHERKQFGQPIGSFQLVQGKLADMYVTMNAARAYVYAVAAACDRGETTRKDAAGCVLFAAEKATQMALDAIQLLGGNGYINDYPTGRLLRDAKLYEIGAGTSEIRRWLIGREIMAEGN, from the coding sequence ATGTACACGAGCACACTGAATTTCGGGCTCGATCCGGATATCGAGGCGCTGCGCGACACGGTGCGGCGCTTCGCCCAGGACAGGATCGCGCCGATCGCGGCCGAAATCGACCGCGCGAACGAATTCCCGACGCATCTGTGGAGCGAGCTCGGCGCACTCGGCCTGCTCGGCATCACCGCCGATCCGGATTTCGGCGGCAGCGGCATGGGCTATCTTGCCCATGTCGTGGCGATGGAAGAGATTTCGCGCGCGTCGGCCTCGGTCGGGCTCTCCTACGGCGCGCATTCCAATCTCTGCGTCAACCAGATCAACCGCTGGGCCACGCCTGCGCAGAAGGAGAAGTACCTTCCTGCCCTATGCTCGGGCGATAAGGTCGGCGCGCTGGCGATGTCGGAGTCCGGCGCCGGCTCGGATGTGGTGTCGCTGCGGCTGCGCGCCGAAAAGCGCAACGACCGCTATGTGCTCAACGGCTCAAAAATGTGGATCACCAACGGCCCCGACGCGGAGACATTGGTGGTCTATGCCAAGACCGATCCGGAGCGCCATTCGCGCGGCATCACCGCCTTCATCATCGAGAAGAGCTTCGCCGGCTTTTCAGTGGCGCAGAAACTCGACAAGCTTGGCATGCGCGGCTCCAACACCGGGGAGCTCGTGTTCGAGAATGTCGAGGTGCCGTTCGAAAACGTGCTGCATGAGGAAGGGCGCGGTGTGGAAGTGCTGATGTCGGGCCTCGATTATGAGCGCGCTGTGCTCTCCGGCGGGCCGATCGGGCTGATGGCGGCCTGCCTCGACGTGGCGGTTCCTTATGTGCACGAGCGCAAACAGTTCGGCCAGCCGATCGGCAGCTTCCAGTTGGTGCAGGGCAAGCTCGCCGACATGTATGTGACGATGAACGCCGCGCGCGCCTATGTCTATGCGGTGGCGGCCGCCTGCGACCGCGGCGAGACCACCCGCAAGGACGCCGCCGGCTGCGTGCTGTTCGCGGCCGAAAAGGCGACGCAGATGGCGCTCGACGCCATCCAGCTCCTCGGCGGCAACGGCTACATCAACGACTATCCGACCGGGCGACTGTTGCGCGACGCCAAGCTCTACGAGATCGGCGCCGGCACCAGCGAGATCCGCCGCTGGCTGATCGGCCGAGAGATCATGGCGGAGGGGAACTAG